Genomic segment of Sarcophilus harrisii chromosome 4, mSarHar1.11, whole genome shotgun sequence:
aaaacTTCATTGGATGATAGGCCTTTCTTTTGATCCCCCAGAAGAGCCAGAAATGATACATGAGCATGGGTGGTTACAAAATAAGGATTATCTCCATTAAGAAGTTATAAAATGGGACCCTCCTAATGTTGAGCAAAAGAGAGTAGtctgaaaaataaattgggaaatcctCTATATCACATCAAGACATCCCACCCATACTGGATTTAGTTATCATACAAAAAAGATAGAGGTTCTCTATTAGAGTCAACTTTCTTGTTTTTAGAAAGGGGAATTAGTGAACAGTGAACTTAGAACTTGTAGTTTAAAGTTTAGGGTCTCTTAAAAGAAAGAATCTTTCTAACTGTtggatgtttttcttctttaaaataataataatagttctctctgggagaccaggtttctcggggaggttttcttgaggcagccttagtctcagttgaaataaataattactccaaaatcgcagccagctggtaaaagttcagatcttttattgtgtccttcaatatagcctgatTAGCCCAGAGGCCTGtctctccacttggttctaagagctccgcctgaatgtctccaaatccaaaggtttgtccttccgactccagccagcaccaaggtagaagatacagtgaatctctcttgcctcaaagatagggcttgtgggcttccttccagagtgctcctctccgacccctgagAATGTTTCCCAAATAACTCTCTCTAGTGGCTCACTAGAGCTGTATTTATggtacttctccgagagtgggattgtgggatatctcccagtaTGCTCTCTGGCCTTAAGAACTTCAAGGGTAGTGTGAATtccgatatctctttctaaaccctgaaatctcccaaacacgtgaactccaatgagtacttaaatatttcttgcttctatgagctctctaaaggtgtgaacacaagcatcgtttctatcacttgtatttagtaccttgtttcaagttctggcccaaaatatctccttctaagctcaaatcaatcatattgaaccatgctaaattagataattattgtctttatcaactctaatggcttaacactttgtaaagattccaacatctaaCCTTATCTAATTATTACTGTATctaagatatgtatatatgtaattccTGTATTCATGTTAGTTGACTAGAATGACTAAATGTTTATTACTGGGTGAGTTTATCACTAATCATTGCTAATAATCACTATCCCTATGAAGTCCCACTAAGGTGATTAATACTGACTAGAGCAAAATAGGATCTAATTAAAATCATCTCTGTCAGCTGTCTGAAAGTGAGCTCCCTTGTGAAGTAGTAAATTTCCATCACTAAAGACTGAATGGCATATGCCTGAATTGCATAGACTGGGTGACAAGTTGTTGGAAATATGTAGATGGGATTCAATTTAGCTAAGATTATAATAATCTCCATggttccttctaactcttaaaattctatgattctgtaagaATTCTTTTTCTCTGAGAAAACCGTAGACTATAGAATTTTAACTCTGTTGAGACTAGAAGCAATATTCATTACATAGTTTGGtggtttttgttctgtttttagtTCTCAGAATTTGttgcattttcaattttttacagTACCTGAGGTCTatctacaaagagaaattaatttctgTGAAGATTAAATCCTAGCAAATTTTGGCATCAGCTCTTCTAAATCAGAATGTCTACAAAAGTAAGGGAGGCTTCAATGCTGGTTTCACAAACACCAGATGAACAAGATAGAATTTTTATAGTGaagatggaagaagaggaaattcaCAACTGCGAACAGGAACCCAGCTTCCACTGGAACAACTGCTATAGCCCAGAAACATTTCGGCAGCGTTTCAGGCAGTTTGGCTACCAGGATTCACCTGGGCCCCGTGAGGCCCTGAGTCAGCTTCGGGAATTTTGCCATCTGTGGCTAAGGCCTGAAATGCACACAAAAGAGCAGATCTTGGAGCTGCTGGTTCTAGAGCAGTTCCTGGCAATTCTGCCAAAGGAGCTCCAGACCTTAGTACAAAAGCATCATCCAGAGAATGGAGAGGAGGCAGTAACTGTGCTGGAAGATTTGGAAAGAGAGATTGATGGACCAGGAGAACAGGTTCATATGACAAGGGGTCATCTAGTAATGGGGggaaattttatgaatttttatctccactttactTGGTTGGAAAGTTCTTTATGTTTtgtctgttttctcttcttgtcttCCATATTTGCCCTTTGTTCTAGGAAAAGGAATGAAATTCTAATTCCTCCATCCTTTGTCCCCGagatatttttccatatattcttttctttatgtgATTTATGTTCTTATGACTACCATGATTGGTTCACAACCCCAACcaaatgtaaatatttccaggtctCATTCTGTCAACAAAATCAGGAAGAGATGATACTTCAGGGAGCAGATCAGGAGTCACTAAGTCTTCAAGTCCAGCCTATGGTTAACCAGCTCAAATGGGCATCTTGGGAGCTCCATGCCCTAAGACGAAGTGGTAAGGAAATAATCTTGATGTAGGGTGGAGAATGAAAGTTGGTATCCCTTACACctcagatatatatgtgtgtgtgtgtgtgtgtgtgtgtgtgtgtgtgtgtgtgtgtataggtgcTTTTATTCCTGAAACATTTCCTTACCTGTCCACTTCTCACTGTTGGAGGCATCACCATTATTTGTTTCCCTAAGCATAAGGCCTTAATATAGAAGAGATATTTTTTCATATCGTAAGTGAAATTAGACTTTATTTATAGACATCATCCATACCAGTCATTTCTTctgttattaatttttcattagttATTCTgataattctattaaaataattttcctcatttgtctccttgtctttattttattcttcttttcctacCTTGACTTCTATtaacttttatatcttttctgGTTTCTTTCCTCACTGCCAGACCTTTTGCTTCAGATCAACTTACTAACATTGGTAAATCAGTTCCTCTTCTAT
This window contains:
- the LOC100922483 gene encoding zinc finger protein 24 isoform X1 gives rise to the protein MSTKVREASMLVSQTPDEQDRIFIVKMEEEEIHNCEQEPSFHWNNCYSPETFRQRFRQFGYQDSPGPREALSQLREFCHLWLRPEMHTKEQILELLVLEQFLAILPKELQTLVQKHHPENGEEAVTVLEDLEREIDGPGEQVSFCQQNQEEMILQGADQESLSLQVQPMVNQLKWASWELHALRRSGDDTTVENVELAPKQLSSDVESHGSIPGTLNMNVPQILKFRETCESDGRFKRRQGNPSRKKQYKCDECGKNFSQSSALILHQRIHSGEKPYECDECAKAFSRSSILIQHRRIHTGEKPYICHECGKAFSQSSNLFRHKRRHNKEKILTVS
- the LOC100922483 gene encoding zinc finger protein 24 isoform X2; protein product: MSTKVREASMLVSQTPDEQDRIFIVKMEEEEIHNCEQEPSFHWNNCYSPETFRQRFRQFGYQDSPGPREALSQLREFCHLWLRPEMHTKEQILELLVLEQFLAILPKELQTLVQKHHPENGEEAVTVLEDLEREIDGPGEQVSFCQQNQEEMILQGADQESLSLQVQPMVNQLKWASWELHALRRSGYGILNPSLVFHYLPVTKSKLAVISLT